In the genome of Bombus affinis isolate iyBomAffi1 chromosome 7, iyBomAffi1.2, whole genome shotgun sequence, one region contains:
- the LOC126918989 gene encoding 28S ribosomal protein S29, mitochondrial isoform X1, which translates to MLSRTYSLFSGMCIRSSRRTIISATTKDVGDQTNLPLFRTPESNPAEHDENCLNHIYTVPSDITALLMANTTIELRKQVQIFRELGILVRQPAIEMISYLEQTDYTKPINKYVLYGKFGAGKTTILLHLIHYGLTKCFFVLHLPWVQNWFRYARDTIASPLEPDKLDLPESAVKWLKYIKQLNNVSLSQLDLKTTKEYTWSQREVTKLGDSLSNLIEFGIQRTKFACGVINALVDELKIASTAGKCRTLVVIDGFNALTSDITHVRDENRVYVPPDKISITSAFLSIVDYNWCNGAAVLTVDKRANRDKRDSDYPTYLLGKKGFEHLDPFLPICVDDYSVEELGTILKYYKDRNWIRNLSPQGQKELELLSNKNPFTLWTLCKPLY; encoded by the exons ATGTTGTCCCGTACTT ATTCCTTATTTAGTGGAATGTGCATTAGAAGTAGTCGACGAACAATAATATCAGCTACCACAAAAGATGTAGGGGATCAGACAAATCTTCCATTGTTTCGTACTCCGGAATCTAACCCTGCAGAACACGATGAAAATTGTTTAAATCATATTTATACGGTTCCTTCAGATATTACAGCATTATTAATGGCAAACACGACAATTGAATTAAGAAAGCAAGTACAAATTTTCAGAGAACTTGGCATTTTAGTTAGGCAACCTGCAATTGAAATGATATCATACTTGGAACAAACTGATTATACAAAgcctataaataaatatgttcTTT ATGGTAAATTTGGAGCAGGAAAAACAACAATATTACTACATTTGATTCATTATGGTCTTACAAAATGCTTTTTTGTACTTCACTTACCATGGG TTCAAAATTGGTTTCGATATGCTAGGGACACTATTGCATCTCCTCTGGAACCAGATAAACTAGACTTACCTGAATCAGCAGTAAAATGGTTAAAGTATATAAAACAATTAAACAATGTGTCATTATCACAGCTTGAT TTGAAGACCACTAAGGAATATACATGGTCCCAAAGAGAAGTTACAAAACTTGGAGATTCACTTTCTAATCTTATTGAATTTGGGATACAGAGAACTAAATTTGCTTGTGGTGTTATTAATGCTTTGGTGGATGAGCTCAAAATAGCCAGTACAGCAGGAAAATGTAGAACATTAGTTGTTATAGATGGTTTTAATGCTCTTACATCTGACATTACACATGTACGTGATGAAAACCGTGTATATGTACCACCTGATAAGATATCGATAACATCTGCATTTTTAAGTATCGTAGACTACAATTGGTGTAATGGTGCTGCAGTATTAACAGTAGATAAAAGAGCAAACAGA gATAAAAGAGATTCTGATTATCCAACATATTTACTTGGTAAGAAAGGGTTTGAACATTTAGATCCCTTTCTTCCCATTTGCGTCGACGACTATTCAGTAGAAGAATTAGGAACTATACTAAAATACTATAAAGATCGAAATTGGATCAGAAACCTTAGTCCTCAAGGACAAAAAGAATTGGAATTACTATCCAATAAAAATCCATTCACGCTTTGGACACTTTGTAAAccattatattaa
- the LOC126918995 gene encoding seipin gives MLISRLSEQVYKKLFHVQNKTKRGAQSARDVLISGGIIIISGIVIVWLSVFLYTAFYYAYVPSISYVRPVHLQFKSCNEEKGICSFPSAYVQLTNKQQLLMVGQPYKVNLHLEMPESPANKALGMFMVCAQLRSRDGFLLEHACRSTMLHYRSTLLHALTTLTFSPMMIFGTTEEKQNVVLELFDNFEENQNHPVTIIYIEIQSRHIEFYSASITINAHLSGLRYLMFHWPILSGIVGIGTNLFFIALVCTLCYLHFTIYEDSGDDGFNYEEGKKIEEKQEYNKELNTEEEREHKATNDQSSHSSSSEGIAASYIVQHLVKSAKESPPSRIELIK, from the exons ATGTTAATTTCGAGGTTATCAGAACAAGTTTATAAAAAGTTATTTCATGTGCAGAATAAAACAAAGAGAGGTGCACAATCTGCTAGAGATGTACTTATAAGTGgcggaattattattattagtggGATCGTTATTGTTTGGTTATCTGTGTTTCTTTACACAGCATTTTATTATGCCTATGTACCGAGCATCTCATATGTACGGCCAGTGCATCTGCAATTCAA ATCATGTAATGAAGAAAAAGGGATTTGTAGCTTTCCATCAGCATATGTGCAATTAACAAATAAACAACAGCTTTTAATGGTTGGCCAGCCATATAAAGTTAATTTACATCTAGAAATGCCAGAGTCACCAGCCAATAAAGCACTTG gtATGTTCATGGTTTGTGCTCAATTACGCAGCAGAGATGGTTTCCTCCTAGAACATGCATGTAGATCTACCATGTTACATTACCGTAGCACATTATTACATGCACTTACAACACTTACATTTTCACCTATGATGATTTTTGGCACTACAGAGGAAAAACAAAATGTAGTTCTTGAATTATTTGATAATTTCGAAGAAAACCAAAATCATCCagttacaattatttatatcgaaatacaatcAAGACATATTGAATTTTACTCTGCAAGTATTACGATAAATGCACACTTATCGGGTCTACGCTATTTAATGTTTCATTGGCCGATTCTATCTGGTATTGTTGGCATCGGTACAAATTTGTTTTTCATAGCACTTGTATGTACCCTTTGCTATCTTCATTTTACCATTTATGAAGACTCTGGAGATGATGGTTTCAATTATGAAGAAggtaaaaagattgaagaaaaacaagaatataacaaagaattaaacacagaagaagaaagagaacatAAAGCTACAAATGATC aatCATCACATTCGTCATCATCAGAAGGTATTGCTGCAtcttatatagtacaacatctTGTTAAGTCTGCAAAAGAATCTCCCCCCTCTCGTattgaattaataaaataa
- the LOC126918984 gene encoding retinoblastoma-binding protein 5 homolog, which translates to MNLELLESFGQNYPEEFDGTLDCISLAVTCTFNKRGTLLAVGCNDGRIVIWDFLTRGVAKIISAHVHPVCSLSWSRNGHKLLSASTDNNVCIWDVLSGECDQKYRFPSPILKVQFHPRNLNKFLVCPMRHAAVMVDVEGTHRVIPLDDDSDLNIVASFDRRGDYVYTGNARGRILVLDVESLTVKASYKISQGTASNTAVKSIEFARRGSCFLVNTSDRVIRVYDSTEVLACGKDGEPEPIQKLQDLVNKTMWKKCCFSGDGEYVCAGSARQHALYVWEKSIGNLVKILHGTKGELLLDVVWHPVRPIIASISSGVVSIWAQNQVENWSAFAPDFKELDENVEYEERESEFDLSDEDKSVVQGEEAQDEEIEVDVASIDRVAAFCSSDEEMEDIGSLQFLPISPDVEDSEDTQTTLHEPPMKKHRSHDIHLQGAPVDETHPLLNKGKDKPTTKKGRPRLEHRKGK; encoded by the exons atgaatttaGAATTATTAG AATCTTTTGGTCAGAATTATCCAGAG GAGTTTGATGGCACATTAGATTGCATATCATTAGCAGTCACTTGTACATTTAATAAAAGAGGAACTCTTCTCGCTGTTGGGTGTAATGATGGTAGAATTGTTATTTGGGATTTTTTAACACGTGGTGTTGCTAAAATCATTAGTGCACATGTGCATCCTGTATGTTCATTGAG CTGGTCTAGGAATGGTCATAAATTATTAAGTGCATCTACAGATAATAATGTTTGTATATGGGATGTTTTATCTGGAGAATGTGATCAAAAATATAGATTTCCTTCTCCAATATTGAAAGTTCAATTTCATCCAAGAaatcttaataaatttttagtATGTCCAATGAGACATGCAGCAGTAATGGTTGATGTTGAGGGTACACATAGAGTTATTCCTCTTGATGATGAT AGTGATTTGAACATAGTAGCGTCTTTTGATCGGCGAGGAGATTATGTGTACACTGGAAATGCTCGTGGTAGAATTCTAGTTCTTGATGTGGAATCCTTGACTGTGAAAGCTTCTTATAAAATATCACAAGGCACAGCTAGTAATACAGCTGTAAAGAGCATTGAATTTGCTAGACGTGGTTCTTGTTTCTTGGTAAATACATCAGATAGAGTAATTCGTGTATATGATAGTACTGAAGTACTAGCTTGTGGAAAAGATGGTGAACCAGAACCAATACAAAAATTGCAAGATCTTGTAAACAAAACTATGTGGAAGAAGTGTTGTTTTTCTGGAGATGGGGAATATGTTTGTGCTGGATCTGCAAGACAACATGCTTTATATGTATGGGAAAAAAGTATTGGAAATTTAGTAAAAATTTTACATGGAACTAAAGGAGAATTATTACTTGATGTTGTT TGGCATCCAGTGAGACCAATTATTGCTTCCATATCATCTGGTGTTGTTTCTATTTGGGCACAAAATCAAGTTGAAAATTGGTCTGCATTTGCCCCAGATTTTAAAGAACTAGATGAAAATGTTGAATATGAAGAAAGAGAAAGTGAATTTGATTTGAGTGATGAAGATAAATCTGTGGTGCAAGGCGAAGAGGCTCAAGATGAGGAGATAGAAGTAGATGTTGCATCTATAGATAGAGTGGCTGCTTTTTGTAGTTCTGACGAAGAGATGGAAGATATTGGTTCGTTGCAGTTTTTACCAATATCACCAGATGTAGAAGATTCAGAAGATACTCAAACGACATTGCACGAGCCACCTATGAAAAAACATCGTTCTCATGATATTCACTTACAAGGTGCACCAGTAGATG aaACTCACCCATTATTAAATAAAGGAAAAGATAAACCAACAACTAAGAAAGGAAGACCAAGATTGGAACAcagaaaaggaaaataa
- the LOC126918959 gene encoding LOW QUALITY PROTEIN: glutamate receptor ionotropic, delta-2-like (The sequence of the model RefSeq protein was modified relative to this genomic sequence to represent the inferred CDS: inserted 1 base in 1 codon) produces the protein MARMTRYAIIILLLLSVSAFSVDINDANKYVLLIKDVHNYYKTSCIIIVCSNSHTNFNQTSLAYIWLRAFSQRGILTMILSFSQLSREARKFQDYLTRPLYVVALATKETMDEFSTATRQIDMSLSVWLLMFLPYRENPMRDICQNPVGNPFNLMFNTEMLVLCYDLPLLTEWYALRDNQTRVFNLATWQTGQGLKLKTTSSLYARRNNTFGQTMRISIVQESPFVEIKNGILSHFFGRLIRELSKSMNFKIEVTSSMLIYGDLNKDDNTWTGVVGEVASDRADFGVAEFSMTNHRLDVVDFTLPLILSRNRIYFKKPDGTYIQWSAYFKTFKADVWSMIIFVIVTAPIFLTLMKTRGRIVMRILADNYIYVWGIYCQQGLSGNCNIEXTKWNILARNLSLSEFPTKFSMRLAFLSIFLSSLIILSAYSASLTSFLTVSTVTLPFSTMEEFANYGSYKLITFRNSADYDMIIAANSSLFEKVKKLIKDKEDLPLTAHDGFLQVCNEKVGFYITEAIKNAISIPCETSFIDADRVDSLALVLQKHGQYTGVVNYYLQQFKDNGVLARLKNTFLVTGDSPEKGNVTVNLHGIAPILSALAGGAIFSFLVLLLEKIYYNVWRNNCRGIFHCVLWRKFLNRQLVVDSVDKKKRIENLSENILQSRENQRSDIFRNQSSFTQYK, from the exons ATGGCACGAATGACTCGTTACGCGATCATCATACTGCTGCTTCTGTCCGTTTCAGCGTTCTCGGTGGATATAAATGACGCTAACAAATATGTTCTCTTAATTAAGGACGTTCACAATTATTACAAAACATCCTGCATCATAATCGTGTGTTCAAACAGCCATACCA ACTTCAATCAAACGTCCTTGGCTTATATATGGTTGCGGGCTTTCTCACAGCGAGGCATCTTGACCATGATCCTAAGTTTTTCTCAACTGTCACGCGAGGCTAGAAAATTCCAAGACTATTTGACGCGCCCGTTGTACGTCGTCGCTCTTGCTACGAAGGAGACGATGGATGAATTTTCGACGGCCACCAGACAGATCGATATGTCTTTATCCGTTTGGTTGTTGATGTTTCTACCGTATCGGGAAAATCCCATGCGAGACATTTGTCAAAATCCTGTCGGAAACCCGTTCAATCTGATGTTCAACACGGAGATGCTGGTGCTCTGTTACGATCTGCCGCTCCTAACAGAGTGGTACGCGTTACGCGATAATCAAACAAGAGTCTTCAACTTGGCTACCTGGCAAACTGGGCAAGGTTTGAAGCTCAAGACAACAAGTTCCTTGTATGCGAGGAGAAACAACACGTTTGGGCAAACGATGCGTATATCGATCGTCCAG GAGTCTCCGTTCGTCGAGATAAAGAACGGAATTCTTTCGCACTTCTTCGGCAGATTGATCAGAGAGCTGAGTAAATCGATGAATTTCAAGATCGAAGTGACAAGCTCGATGCTGATATATGGTGATTTGAACAAGGACGATAATACCTGGACAGGGGTGGTAGGCGAAGTAGCGTCGGACAGAGCTGACTTCGGCGTCGCAGAGTTCAGCATGACTAATCATAGGCTGGACGTAGTTGACTTTACCTTGCCGCTAATTTTGTCTCGCAATAGAATATACTTTAAAAAACCTGATGGCACATATATACAATGGTCCGCCTACTTTAAG ACATTCAAAGCAGACGTCTGGTCGATGATAATATTCGTGATCGTGACCGCTCCAATCTTTTTGACTCTCATGAAGACGAGAGGTCGTATCGTGATGAGAATTCTGGCGGATAATTACATATACGTTTGGGGGATTTATTGTCAGCAAGGATTGTCAGGTAATTGCAACATAG ATACGAAGTGGAATATTCTCGCACGAAACCTCTCTCTTTCAGAATTTCCAACCAAGTTCTCGATGAGATTGGCTTTCCTATCGATTTTCTTGTCGTCGTTGATCATTCTATCCGCTTACTCCGCCTCGCTGACCAGTTTTTTGACAGTTTCTACGGTTACTTTGCCTTTCTCCACTATGGAAGAGTTCGCTAATTATGGGTCGTACAAATTAATTACATTCAGAAACAGTGCGGATTACGACATGATAATT GCTGCTAACAGCAGTTTATTCGAGAAGGTGAAGAAATTGATAAAGGACAAGGAAGATTTGCCTTTGACGGCTCACGATGGCTTTCTACAG GTATGTAACGAAAAAGTGGGATTCTACATAACCGAAGCGATAAAGAACGCCATCAGTATACCGTGTGAAACTTCGTTTATCGATGCGGATAGGGTCGACAGTTTGGCTCTAGTTTTGCAGAAACATGGTCAATATACAGGAGTGGTGAATTATTA TTTACAACAATTCAAAGATAACGGAGTTCTGGCCAGATTGAAGAATACGTTTCTGGTAACTGGAGATTCTCCCGAGAAAGGGAACGTTACTGTTAATTTGCATGGAATCGCACCTATTTTATCGGCTCTGGCTGGTGGAGCAATTTTCAGTTTTCTGGTATTGCTACTCGAAAAAATATACTATAATGTTTGGCGCAATAATTGCAGAGGAATTTTTCATTGCGTTTTATGGCGGAAATTCTTGAATAGGCAACTGGTTGTAGATTCGGTAGACAAGAAAAAACGAATTGAGAATCTCTCGGAAAATATACTTCAGTCTCGAGAGAATCAACGATCAGATATTTTTCGTAATCAAAGTTCTTTCACGCAGTACAAATAA
- the LOC126918966 gene encoding glutamate receptor 1-like, with amino-acid sequence MKIVMYLNVISIFFHLTGTEMYNNETLYIPLIKWIRSYYSASAVFLLHSSNENKNFDDWKLTYLSHTWSRLLHREQIATLSSTFKNIHALDRNNILRPLAIVFISGSDAVSEFSKYSKSFRISHFAWFVIFVPAAMNAESYCYNPPGNPFNLLYDTEMLVMCPGDPVLREWYSVDGNNTVISDLVKWYPKKQLKSLTAVVDLLSNLTLHERRNDLKGKVLRAVTIKNSIFATKDDKFEGYFSRAVNELEKYLNFTLDIVTEELEFGSFNVTTKCWNGAFRLVASGEVDIGLSDFSMTNIRLDYVDYTVPIITTRDCLYFKQPEMSAVKWLAYYKAYSFALWISVLMTIIIAQFTLAFIRSRIESTDLTVELYHEFIRIWGIFCQQGITEEFPRYTSLKLAYFTVLVTGIVIFAAYSASMISFVTAYVHNLPFRTIEEFVNDGTYDVILNKDSADYDIFALSKDPVSVHMMAKLRPIHTLPITIEDGFQRICDDPTLVYYSGYGKKMQGIANFHIPCDIVCIDSGRVDSLSLILPKNSQFTSILNYYVQKLLNTGLLNRFKNEVSFTNKNKFQPVGFYSVASVLIIFFGGVLLALVILIAEMYCNRYKNSQ; translated from the exons ATGAAAATTGTAATGTATTTAAatgttatttctattttttttcatttaacgGGAACTGAAATGTACAACAACGAAACGCTGTACATTCCTTTAATAAAATGGATTCGCAGCTACTATTCGGCTTCTGCTGTCTTTTTGTTGCATTCGTCTAACGAGAATAAAAATTTCGATG ATTGGAAACTAACATATTTATCACACACATGGTCTCGTCTTCTTCATCGTGAACAAATTGCAACTTTAAGTAGCACATTCAAGAACATTCACGCGCTAGATAGAAATAATATCCTCCGACCGTTGGCCATCGTTTTTATATCCGGATCTGACGCAGTTTCTGAATTTTCAAAATACTCGAAGTCCTTTAGAATATCCCATTTTGCATGGTTTGTGATATTCGTGCCTGCGGCGATGAACGCGGAAAGCTATTGCTACAATCCGCCgggaaatccatttaatttgtTATACGACACTGAAATGTTGGTGATGTGTCCCGGTGACCCTGTTCTTCGCGAATGGTATTCCGTGGATGGGAACAACACCGTCATTTCAGATTTAGTCAAGTGGTATCCAAAGAAACAATTGAAGTCTCTAACAGCAGTTGTTGACTTGTTGTCCAACTTGACTCTGCACGAGAGAAGGAATGACTTGAAAGGAAAAGTTTTGCGAGCTGTCACTATCAAG AACTCGATATTCGCGACAAAAGATGACAAGTTCGAAGGATACTTTAGTAGAGCGGTCAACGAGCttgaaaaatatctaaatttCACTCTCGATATCGTGACCGAGGAACTCGAGTTTGGGAGTTTCAATGTGACGACTAAATGCTGGAACGGGGCATTTCGTTTAGTGGCTTCTGGAGAAGTAGATATCGGATTGTCCGATTTTTCGATGACCAATATTAGGCTTGATTACGTCGATTATACGGTTCCTATTATAACTACTAGAGACTGTTTGTATTTTAAGCAACCAGAAATGTCAGCGGTGAAATGGCTTGCttattataag GCATACAGTTTCGCGCTCTGGATATCTGTACTCATGACAATTATAATTGCTCAATTTACTTTGGCTTTTATAAGATCTCGAATAGAATCGACTGATCTAACCGTGGAATTATACCATGAATTTATTCGAATTTGGGGTATATTCTGCCAACAAGGCATTACAGAAG AATTTCCACGTTATACGTCGCTAAAGTTAGCATACTTTACCGTACTTGTTACCGGTATAGTGATATTCGCCGCTTATTCCGCGTCTATGATATCCTTTGTAACAGCTTACGTTCATAATCTACCCTTCCGCACGATTGAGGAGTTTGTGAATGATGGTACATACGATGTAATCCTCAATAAGGATTCCGCGGATTACGATATTTTTGCC CTATCGAAAGACCCCGTTTCGGTACACATGATGGCCAAACTAAGGCCGATACATACTCTACCAATCACCATAGAAGATGGATTTCAAAGG ATCTGCGACGATCCTACATTAGTGTACTACAGCGGTTATGGTAAAAAAATGCAGGGAATAGCGAATTTTCATATTCCTTGCGATATCGTCTGCATTGACTCTGGCCGAGTGGATAGTTTGTCCCTGATCCTTCCGAAAAATAGTCAATTCACCTCGATCCTGAATTACTA TGTGCAGAAACTTCTGAACACTGGTCTACTGAATCGGTTTAAGAACGAAGTATCCTTCACGAACAAGAACAAATTTCAGCCGGTTGGATTTTATAGCGTGGCATCTGTGTTAATAATCTTCTTCGGTGGTGTTTTACTAGCCCTTGTTATATTAATCGCAGAGATGTATTGCAATAGGTATAAAAATTCTCAATAA
- the LOC126918989 gene encoding 28S ribosomal protein S29, mitochondrial isoform X2, with translation MCIRSSRRTIISATTKDVGDQTNLPLFRTPESNPAEHDENCLNHIYTVPSDITALLMANTTIELRKQVQIFRELGILVRQPAIEMISYLEQTDYTKPINKYVLYGKFGAGKTTILLHLIHYGLTKCFFVLHLPWVQNWFRYARDTIASPLEPDKLDLPESAVKWLKYIKQLNNVSLSQLDLKTTKEYTWSQREVTKLGDSLSNLIEFGIQRTKFACGVINALVDELKIASTAGKCRTLVVIDGFNALTSDITHVRDENRVYVPPDKISITSAFLSIVDYNWCNGAAVLTVDKRANRDKRDSDYPTYLLGKKGFEHLDPFLPICVDDYSVEELGTILKYYKDRNWIRNLSPQGQKELELLSNKNPFTLWTLCKPLY, from the exons ATGTGCATTAGAAGTAGTCGACGAACAATAATATCAGCTACCACAAAAGATGTAGGGGATCAGACAAATCTTCCATTGTTTCGTACTCCGGAATCTAACCCTGCAGAACACGATGAAAATTGTTTAAATCATATTTATACGGTTCCTTCAGATATTACAGCATTATTAATGGCAAACACGACAATTGAATTAAGAAAGCAAGTACAAATTTTCAGAGAACTTGGCATTTTAGTTAGGCAACCTGCAATTGAAATGATATCATACTTGGAACAAACTGATTATACAAAgcctataaataaatatgttcTTT ATGGTAAATTTGGAGCAGGAAAAACAACAATATTACTACATTTGATTCATTATGGTCTTACAAAATGCTTTTTTGTACTTCACTTACCATGGG TTCAAAATTGGTTTCGATATGCTAGGGACACTATTGCATCTCCTCTGGAACCAGATAAACTAGACTTACCTGAATCAGCAGTAAAATGGTTAAAGTATATAAAACAATTAAACAATGTGTCATTATCACAGCTTGAT TTGAAGACCACTAAGGAATATACATGGTCCCAAAGAGAAGTTACAAAACTTGGAGATTCACTTTCTAATCTTATTGAATTTGGGATACAGAGAACTAAATTTGCTTGTGGTGTTATTAATGCTTTGGTGGATGAGCTCAAAATAGCCAGTACAGCAGGAAAATGTAGAACATTAGTTGTTATAGATGGTTTTAATGCTCTTACATCTGACATTACACATGTACGTGATGAAAACCGTGTATATGTACCACCTGATAAGATATCGATAACATCTGCATTTTTAAGTATCGTAGACTACAATTGGTGTAATGGTGCTGCAGTATTAACAGTAGATAAAAGAGCAAACAGA gATAAAAGAGATTCTGATTATCCAACATATTTACTTGGTAAGAAAGGGTTTGAACATTTAGATCCCTTTCTTCCCATTTGCGTCGACGACTATTCAGTAGAAGAATTAGGAACTATACTAAAATACTATAAAGATCGAAATTGGATCAGAAACCTTAGTCCTCAAGGACAAAAAGAATTGGAATTACTATCCAATAAAAATCCATTCACGCTTTGGACACTTTGTAAAccattatattaa
- the LOC126918988 gene encoding sequestosome-1-like has translation MYKAYLQSNDSSVKAIRKFHYQTDFNNFWHKIRTIFPELSGKQFTVSWKDTDGDQILISSNEELKIAEEEMGQRMKIYIKPFPSKQKEPSPEKEKPVHFGVYCDGCDNDITGFRYKCIQCEDYDLCAQCETTQIHSHHYMIRMPQPLEWHHTRSLFHHLRKILKKNGVYFNKKHTSDENKSQSNHCNIYPWLEIYTPYINSFIDTLLEAHNVDPKSYKSQKPEERKESKDDTCIDENNTKKFPGEGRKLLDNANADKESVSDVASTASQDSATTKVPADEWTIIDKNDTTEVNQTSSASSNTNETIRKQACSSSTAPPLTSQGSSAQTLHPELPREANYQEIYHENPTVNEAVKTMIKMGFSNQSGLLTYLLGVEDGNIDNVLEILEPTHK, from the exons ATGTATAAAGCATATTTGCAAAGTAACGACTCTTCCGTCAAAGCAATTCGAAAGTTTCATTATCAGactgattttaataatttctggcACAAAATCAGAACAATATTCCCGGAATTATCTGGTAAACAGTTCACCGTTTCTTGGAAag ATACTGATGGTGATCAAATCTTAATATCATCTAATGAAGAATTAAAAATTGCCGAGGAAGAAATGGGACAgcgtatgaaaatatatatcaaACCTTTCCCATCTAAGCAAAAAGAACCAAGTCCTGAGAAAGAAAAACCGGTACATTTTGGCGTATATTGTGATGGTTGTGATAATGACATAACTGGATTTAGATACAAATGTATTCAATGTGAAGATTATGATTTATGTGCACAATGTGAGACAACACAGATACATTCACATCATTATATGATCCGTATGCCACAACCATTAGAATGGCATCATACTCGAAGTTTGTTTCATCATTTaagaaaaattctaaaaaagaaTGGcgtgtattttaataaaaaacatACTTCTGATGAAAATAAATCCCAAAGTAATCATTGTAACATTTATCCTTGGTTGGAAATTTATACACCATATATAAATAGTTTTATTGATACACTATTAGAAGCACATAATGTTGATCCAAAatcttataag AGTCAGAAAcctgaagaaagaaaagaatctaAGGATGATACATGTATAGATGAAAATAATACCAAAAAATTTCCTGGAGAAGGAAGGAAGTTACTTGATAATGCAAATGCTGATAAAGAATCAGTATCAGATGTTGCATCAACAGCAAGCCAAGACAGTGCTACTACAAAGGTACCAGCAGATGAATGGACTATTATAGATAAAAATGACACTACTGAAGTTAATCAAACATCTTCAGCTTCATCCAATACGAATGAGACTATTAGGAAACag GCTTGTTCCTCTTCAACGGCACCACCATTAACATCACAGGGATCTTCAGCTCAAACACTTCACCCTGAATTACCAAGAGAAGCGAATTACCAAGAAATATATCATGAAAATCCAACAGTTAATGAAGCTGTTAAAACTATGATAAAGATGGGATTCTCAAATCAAAGTGGATTATTGACTTATTTGTTGGGTGTTGAAGATGGTAATATTGATAATGTCTTGGAGATATTGGAACCTACACATAAATGA